In the Quercus lobata isolate SW786 chromosome 5, ValleyOak3.0 Primary Assembly, whole genome shotgun sequence genome, one interval contains:
- the LOC115992044 gene encoding BRAP2 RING ZnF UBP domain-containing protein 2 isoform X1, with product MPTTSTTVTDMAGPSNDEVSRPPPAMISGDSTSTSTSTSISSSLSSLTQAFPFSSGNPRIEETRGVMHLFRDDAVSSSSSSSSSSTSSDLPVGRKALVCVLRVPNHMTYADFCQFCGSFIHHILEMRIVRFRNDGMEDRYSILIRFDGQDSTDNFYRHFNGRRFSSLEVEVCHVLFTVDVQYTGSIEHAQASPASSTEQPTCPVCLERLDQEMSGILTTICNHSFHCSCISKWTDSSCPVCRYCQQQPEKSICFVCQTSENLWICVICGFVGCGRYKGGHAIIHWKETQHCYSLELETQRVWDYVGDNYVHRLIQSKTDGKLVELNAHCVHANDGCGSCECVDSGFNEALLNSKVEAIVSEYNELLATQLENQKLYFESLLQDVKEETEREISKAVGTAITQKLQKMQAKLDRCVKEKEILDDLNENLLKNQEIWKAKILEIEEREKKVLKLKDDKIHDLEEQLRDLMVHLEAGQSMEELSLSDQVKDGTVLPIAIESSSSNESKGARNVSNRGRSKG from the exons ATGCCGACGACTTCCACCACAGTAACAGATATGGCCGGACCATCAAACGACGAGGTATCGCGGCCACCGCCAGCGATGATCTCCGGCGACTCTACCTCTACCTCCACCTCCACTTCCATATCGTCCTCACTCTCATCTCTAACACAGGCCTTTCCTTTCTCCTCTGGAAACCCTAGAATCGAAGAGACCCGTGGCGTCATGCACCTCTTTCGCGACGACGCCgtttcctcttcctcctcctcctcatcctcctccacctcctccgATCTCCCT GTTGGAAGGAAGGCTCTTGTTTGTGTGTTACGAGTGCCGAATCACATGACATATGCAGATTTCTGCCAGTTCTGCGGTTCATTCATTCATCATATCTTAGAGATGCGAATTGTGAG GTTTAGAAATGACGGAATGGAGGATCGGTACAGTATTTTGATTAGGTTTGATGGTCAGGACTCCACCGATAACTTCTACAGGCATTTCAATGGGAGGCGATTCTCATCCCTAGAG GTAGAGGTTTGCCATGTGCTTTTCACGGTGGATGTGCAGTATACAGGCTCAATTGAACATGCACAGGCATCCCCTGCAAGCTCAACTGAACAGCCCACTTGTCCAGTCTGTCTTG AGAGATTAGACCAAGAAATGAGTGGAATTCTCACAACAATCTGCAATCATTCTTTTCATTGCTCTTGTATTTCAAAGTGGACAGATTCTTCTTGCCCG GTTTGTCGGTATTGTCAGCAGCAGCCTGAAAAATCCATATGTTTTGTTTGTCAAACTTCTGAGAATCTCTGGATTTGTGTTATCTGTGGCTTTGTTGGCTGCGGGAG GTATAAAGGAGGACATGCCATAATACATTGGAAAGAAACACAACATTGCTATTCTCTTGAATTGGAAACGCAACGTGTGTGGGATTACGTGGGTGACAACTATGTTCACCGACTAATTCAATCCAAAACTGACGGAAAGTTGGTCGAGTTAAATGCCCATTGTGTGCATGCTAATGATGGGTGTGGAAGTTGTGAATGCGTAGATTCTGGATTTAACGAAGCCCTTTTGAACAGTAAAGTTGAAGCT ATTGTTAGTGAGTACAATGAATTGCTTGCCACTCAACTTGAGAACCAAAAATTA TATTTTGAGTCCTTACTGCAAGACGTCAAAGAAGAGACTGAAAGGGAAATTTCTAAAGCTGTTGGCACGGCTATCACTCAAAAACTGCAGAAGATGCAGGCCAAGCTAGACAGATGTgttaaagaaaaggaaattctTGATGAT CTTAATGAGAATCTTTTGAAAAATCAGGAGATTTGGAAAGCTAAAATACTTGAGATTGAAGAGAG AGAGAAAAAGGTGTTGAAActaaaagatgataaaattcaTGACTTGGAAGAACAG CTTAGAGATCTGATGGTGCACCTCGAAGCTGGACAGTCAATGGAGGAGCTATCATTGTCAGATCAAGTGAAGGATGGCACTGTTTTGCCAATAGCAATAGAATCCTCTTCGAGTAATGAGTCTAAGGGGGCCAGGAACGTCAGTAACAGGGGAAGGAGCAAAGGATGA
- the LOC115992044 gene encoding BRAP2 RING ZnF UBP domain-containing protein 2 isoform X2, whose product MPTTSTTVTDMAGPSNDEVSRPPPAMISGDSTSTSTSTSISSSLSSLTQAFPFSSGNPRIEETRGVMHLFRDDAVSSSSSSSSSSTSSDLPVGRKALVCVLRVPNHMTYADFCQFCGSFIHHILEMRIVRNDGMEDRYSILIRFDGQDSTDNFYRHFNGRRFSSLEVEVCHVLFTVDVQYTGSIEHAQASPASSTEQPTCPVCLERLDQEMSGILTTICNHSFHCSCISKWTDSSCPVCRYCQQQPEKSICFVCQTSENLWICVICGFVGCGRYKGGHAIIHWKETQHCYSLELETQRVWDYVGDNYVHRLIQSKTDGKLVELNAHCVHANDGCGSCECVDSGFNEALLNSKVEAIVSEYNELLATQLENQKLYFESLLQDVKEETEREISKAVGTAITQKLQKMQAKLDRCVKEKEILDDLNENLLKNQEIWKAKILEIEEREKKVLKLKDDKIHDLEEQLRDLMVHLEAGQSMEELSLSDQVKDGTVLPIAIESSSSNESKGARNVSNRGRSKG is encoded by the exons ATGCCGACGACTTCCACCACAGTAACAGATATGGCCGGACCATCAAACGACGAGGTATCGCGGCCACCGCCAGCGATGATCTCCGGCGACTCTACCTCTACCTCCACCTCCACTTCCATATCGTCCTCACTCTCATCTCTAACACAGGCCTTTCCTTTCTCCTCTGGAAACCCTAGAATCGAAGAGACCCGTGGCGTCATGCACCTCTTTCGCGACGACGCCgtttcctcttcctcctcctcctcatcctcctccacctcctccgATCTCCCT GTTGGAAGGAAGGCTCTTGTTTGTGTGTTACGAGTGCCGAATCACATGACATATGCAGATTTCTGCCAGTTCTGCGGTTCATTCATTCATCATATCTTAGAGATGCGAATTGTGAG AAATGACGGAATGGAGGATCGGTACAGTATTTTGATTAGGTTTGATGGTCAGGACTCCACCGATAACTTCTACAGGCATTTCAATGGGAGGCGATTCTCATCCCTAGAG GTAGAGGTTTGCCATGTGCTTTTCACGGTGGATGTGCAGTATACAGGCTCAATTGAACATGCACAGGCATCCCCTGCAAGCTCAACTGAACAGCCCACTTGTCCAGTCTGTCTTG AGAGATTAGACCAAGAAATGAGTGGAATTCTCACAACAATCTGCAATCATTCTTTTCATTGCTCTTGTATTTCAAAGTGGACAGATTCTTCTTGCCCG GTTTGTCGGTATTGTCAGCAGCAGCCTGAAAAATCCATATGTTTTGTTTGTCAAACTTCTGAGAATCTCTGGATTTGTGTTATCTGTGGCTTTGTTGGCTGCGGGAG GTATAAAGGAGGACATGCCATAATACATTGGAAAGAAACACAACATTGCTATTCTCTTGAATTGGAAACGCAACGTGTGTGGGATTACGTGGGTGACAACTATGTTCACCGACTAATTCAATCCAAAACTGACGGAAAGTTGGTCGAGTTAAATGCCCATTGTGTGCATGCTAATGATGGGTGTGGAAGTTGTGAATGCGTAGATTCTGGATTTAACGAAGCCCTTTTGAACAGTAAAGTTGAAGCT ATTGTTAGTGAGTACAATGAATTGCTTGCCACTCAACTTGAGAACCAAAAATTA TATTTTGAGTCCTTACTGCAAGACGTCAAAGAAGAGACTGAAAGGGAAATTTCTAAAGCTGTTGGCACGGCTATCACTCAAAAACTGCAGAAGATGCAGGCCAAGCTAGACAGATGTgttaaagaaaaggaaattctTGATGAT CTTAATGAGAATCTTTTGAAAAATCAGGAGATTTGGAAAGCTAAAATACTTGAGATTGAAGAGAG AGAGAAAAAGGTGTTGAAActaaaagatgataaaattcaTGACTTGGAAGAACAG CTTAGAGATCTGATGGTGCACCTCGAAGCTGGACAGTCAATGGAGGAGCTATCATTGTCAGATCAAGTGAAGGATGGCACTGTTTTGCCAATAGCAATAGAATCCTCTTCGAGTAATGAGTCTAAGGGGGCCAGGAACGTCAGTAACAGGGGAAGGAGCAAAGGATGA